The proteins below are encoded in one region of Spirochaetota bacterium:
- a CDS encoding MarR family transcriptional regulator: MLLNASHGRAASSDFIQHLFHGQPLLMRRMLGDFEESVTGKRLKRTERRALFALLRTEAMTATALANHLSIEKGALTPLVNRFIRFGYVRKTRSHIDRRAVSITLTPAGRATALRVRAKVHAHIKAKIALLSVSDRRRLRAAVAVMYSLAEKIMLK, encoded by the coding sequence ATGTTACTAAATGCAAGCCACGGGCGGGCGGCATCGTCCGATTTCATCCAGCATCTGTTCCATGGGCAGCCGCTCCTCATGCGGCGTATGCTCGGCGACTTCGAGGAGTCGGTCACGGGGAAGCGGTTGAAGCGTACCGAGCGGCGGGCACTGTTCGCCCTGCTCCGTACGGAGGCAATGACCGCCACGGCGCTTGCCAATCATTTATCCATAGAGAAGGGGGCGCTCACGCCCCTTGTCAATCGCTTTATACGTTTCGGCTATGTCCGCAAGACGAGGAGCCATATTGACCGTCGGGCGGTTTCGATAACGCTTACGCCGGCAGGGAGGGCGACGGCACTTCGTGTCCGCGCGAAGGTGCATGCGCATATCAAGGCGAAAATAGCGCTCTTATCGGTGTCCGACCGCCGCCGTCTTCGGGCTGCGGTGGCTGTGATGTATTCCCTCGCGGAAAAGATCATGTTGAAATAA
- a CDS encoding polymer-forming cytoskeletal protein, giving the protein MRDIRNLEIATVVRPDVALKGDISLHTSMKIEGKFEGTITCGGFIHIGKGAVINADIKADVVAIEGIVHGNIYASHKAELGPTAEVHGDITTHKLKMADGVTFTGICRMLREDGTPVSETVPPSGTN; this is encoded by the coding sequence TTGCGCGACATTCGCAATCTTGAGATAGCGACCGTCGTCCGCCCCGATGTCGCCTTGAAGGGCGATATCAGCCTTCATACGTCCATGAAGATAGAAGGGAAATTCGAAGGGACGATAACCTGCGGCGGGTTCATCCACATCGGGAAGGGTGCTGTCATCAATGCGGATATCAAGGCGGATGTCGTGGCGATAGAAGGCATTGTCCACGGGAATATCTATGCTTCGCATAAGGCCGAGTTGGGGCCCACCGCCGAGGTGCACGGCGATATCACCACCCATAAGCTCAAAATGGCCGACGGCGTCACCTTTACCGGGATATGCCGCATGCTCCGTGAGGACGGCACCCCGGTGAGCGAGACCGTACCGCCGAGCGGGACGAATTGA
- a CDS encoding TolC family protein has protein sequence MKPLFLLICAPLAFAAEARTLAECFASARTNDAVLIQRETLTQTEERAAQAFGAFFPTVAASGSILLRNNIAHDGLANSSYGNADAQGIKLSVTQPIFRGFRYIAALDAANNNLAAEKENRDWLFLALYADTAAVFYSVLALENDRELLSKQDAAYNDRINDLKRRVAIGRSRPTEVLTVEAARAQLSAVLEAVSAQCESARDVFSFLTKLDRATTLSDAAELDLTLDNELAYRSLAAKRPDVRALQKKWDAAKANTAIARAALFPSVDVGVNAYANRGGTASGSSADVAWDVQLTFSYALDTAGVFLSKMREIESLERQASLVYAQALRAAERDITSLHHVAAADIAQLAALTKASELAERNYRETLNDYNYSLVKIQDVLTALISYQDTKRTLDRMRFTAKSDLIKLESISTRLIDRIRGN, from the coding sequence GTGAAACCCTTGTTCCTGCTCATCTGCGCTCCACTCGCGTTCGCCGCGGAGGCACGTACCCTCGCCGAATGTTTCGCTTCCGCCCGGACCAATGACGCCGTGCTCATCCAGCGAGAAACGCTCACCCAGACCGAAGAGCGCGCGGCGCAGGCGTTCGGCGCATTTTTCCCTACGGTCGCCGCTTCGGGGTCGATACTGCTCCGCAACAATATCGCCCACGACGGGCTTGCCAACAGTTCGTACGGCAATGCCGATGCGCAGGGCATCAAACTGAGCGTTACGCAGCCGATATTCCGCGGTTTCCGATATATCGCAGCCCTCGATGCGGCGAACAATAATCTCGCTGCGGAAAAAGAGAACCGCGACTGGCTTTTCCTCGCGCTCTATGCCGATACCGCCGCCGTCTTCTACAGCGTGCTCGCGCTCGAGAACGACCGTGAGCTCCTCAGTAAGCAGGATGCAGCGTATAATGACCGCATCAATGACCTCAAGCGGCGCGTCGCCATCGGCCGTTCGCGCCCGACGGAAGTGCTTACCGTTGAGGCGGCCCGCGCGCAGCTCTCAGCCGTCCTTGAAGCGGTGTCCGCACAGTGCGAAAGCGCACGCGATGTCTTTTCATTCCTCACAAAGCTCGATCGCGCGACGACCCTCTCCGATGCTGCGGAGCTTGACCTCACGCTCGACAACGAGCTCGCATATCGTTCGCTTGCAGCGAAGCGCCCGGATGTGCGCGCACTGCAGAAGAAATGGGATGCAGCAAAAGCGAACACCGCCATTGCCCGCGCGGCGCTCTTCCCGAGCGTCGACGTCGGCGTGAACGCCTATGCGAACCGCGGCGGCACGGCATCGGGGTCTTCTGCCGATGTCGCATGGGACGTACAGCTCACCTTCTCCTATGCCCTTGACACCGCGGGTGTCTTCCTTTCGAAGATGCGCGAAATAGAATCGCTCGAACGGCAGGCATCCCTCGTCTATGCGCAGGCGCTTCGGGCGGCCGAACGCGACATCACATCCCTCCATCACGTGGCGGCTGCGGATATCGCGCAGCTCGCCGCGCTGACCAAGGCATCGGAACTCGCCGAGCGCAATTACCGCGAGACGTTGAACGATTATAATTACAGCCTGGTAAAGATACAGGATGTCCTTACGGCGCTCATATCGTACCAGGATACGAAGCGGACGCTTGACCGCATGCGCTTCACCGCAAAAAGCGATCTGATCAAGCTCGAATCGATAAGCACACGACTCATCGACCGCATACGCGGCAATTAG
- a CDS encoding WecB/TagA/CpsF family glycosyltransferase — MTSKTIFGVRVDIPDRELSEVIAEGIGMRGNLIVPLNTRKLLMLRKKKNKALRDIVNNAYLVLPSDRFVAWALRFLYRQYVPIVPENVLLNKIFSFADKKGLSFFIFGADEEHLIALQRGVKRLFPSLNIVGSYREKIPNGWEEKVREGIRKSDATFFLTFLRFPKDVLFINEHKDELRLVYYAGCEEGLNRYSGRIKPSPDWAVDRKLEWLSDIIARPYRVFRVFRYLGLAFHVFRERLMGKRSKT; from the coding sequence ATGACGTCGAAGACGATATTCGGCGTACGTGTCGATATCCCCGATCGTGAACTGTCCGAGGTCATCGCGGAAGGCATCGGCATGCGCGGGAACCTCATCGTACCGCTTAATACGCGCAAGCTCCTCATGCTCCGGAAGAAAAAGAACAAGGCGCTCAGGGATATCGTCAATAATGCATATCTCGTCCTGCCCTCCGACAGGTTCGTGGCCTGGGCATTGCGCTTCCTCTACCGGCAGTACGTTCCCATCGTTCCGGAGAACGTGCTCCTCAACAAGATATTCTCGTTCGCCGATAAGAAAGGATTGTCATTCTTCATCTTCGGCGCCGATGAAGAGCATCTCATCGCGCTCCAGCGCGGCGTAAAGCGGCTTTTCCCTTCGCTGAACATCGTCGGTTCATATCGCGAGAAGATACCCAATGGATGGGAAGAGAAGGTGCGCGAGGGTATACGGAAATCGGATGCGACGTTCTTCCTCACCTTTCTTCGTTTCCCGAAGGACGTTCTCTTCATCAATGAGCATAAGGACGAGCTGCGCCTCGTGTACTATGCCGGCTGCGAAGAAGGCCTCAATCGATACAGCGGCAGGATAAAGCCCTCGCCGGATTGGGCGGTGGATAGAAAGCTCGAATGGCTCTCCGATATCATCGCGCGGCCGTACCGCGTGTTCCGTGTATTCCGCTACCTCGGTCTCGCGTTCCATGTCTTCCGTGAACGGCTCATGGGGAAGCGTTCGAAAACCTGA